Sequence from the Prosthecobacter debontii genome:
GAGCGGGCGCAGGTTGGAGAACTGGCGCAAAAGCTTCAAGAGGTAACCGGAGAGAAGGTGGAGTTGGCCTATGTGGATCAAGGTTACACAGGAGAGCAGCCCGCCGAAGCTGCCCAAACAGAGGGCATCAGGCTGGAAGTGGTGAAACTTCAAGAAGCCAAGAAGGGCTTTGTGCTACTGCCCAGGCGCTGGGTGGTAGAGCGCTCATTTGCTTGGTCAGCGCGGTTCCGGCGTCTGGCAAGAGACTATGAACGCTTGACGACCTCCCTGGCGGGCATCCACTGGCTGGCCTTTGCCGTGCTGATGCTTAACTCCCTCTTCTCAAGAGTTCATAACACGCTCTAAGACTCCCAGACGATCAAAAAAAGGCGGCCCAACACTCAGTGCTGGGCCGCTAAATCCTGTGACGGACGTTGGAGAGCTGTTTATTCCGTCACCGTGGTGACCTGAGTCTGCACAATCCCATCGGGATAACGACGGTAAATCGTTTCCTTTTGTTCAGTGCGGATGGTCATGGTCTGCGGAGGTTCATCCACGACGACCTCCGTTTCACAACTGACCAACGGAAGCATCGCAGCAGCAGCCAGAGCGCCACGAATCAAAGAGAGGGTTTTCATAACAAAGAAGGTGTTGAAGTATTGCTGAGAGGGAGATGGACTATTCATCATCGTCGTCATCATCATCGAGCGGGATGACGGTCGTGGTGGTTTCCGTGCGGACACGGGTTTCTGGCACCACCACAGGGGCGGTGGCAGCACGGCGCACGACGACGCGTGAGGCGATCACGCGATCTCCATCACGATAGGAATAGATGGTCACGGGCAGGCCGGAGCGAACGGTCTCGATCGAGACGGGATTCCCAGCCTCATCCACATAGGTGGTGGTCTCGGTGGAGCTGTAACGCACAGGGTCCACAGCGCCGTCGGTGCGAACGAGGATCCCATTGGGACCGAAGTCAGAGATCACCCCGGACGAGTTCGTGGTGGTCACGGTTTCTTTCGTCTGCACGGTGCCGGCAGCGGTGGTGGTCTTGCGCACGACCACTCGCGAGGCCACCTGGGCATCACCCACGCGGTCATAATAGACCGTCACCGGCACACCCGAGCGGATCACCGAGGTGGAGACGGGGGCACCGTATTCATCCACATAGATGGTGTCTGGCGTGGCGGAGTAGCGCAGGGGTACGGTCTGGGTGCCGGATGAGATCACCAGGGCCTCAGGGCCATAGTCCGAGATCACGCCCTCGGCGTGGATGGTGGTCTGGGCCTGAATCCCGCTGCTGAAGAGCAGAAGGGCACATGCGGCCATTGACCCGAAAGCGGGGGCTAAAAAGGATTTCATGAGATGTTTTTGGTTTCAGAGTTGGTTAGCGAAAAGGGGAGGCTGAGGCAAAAGCGCCTTTCACCGGTATATCGCGAAAATGCCAAGATCTGCGTGTGTACATGGCTTACCGGCACCGGATAGCCACGGCGTCTGGGCCCCTGATCGTCAAATCACTGGAGCGAAAATGGATCGCGGTGCGGCGATCCCTCGTATCCGAATACGATAAGAAATTTAGAGTTCCTGAGTGCTCAGTATGTCAGGTGGACGCATAAAGAACAAAAAGTGTCGGTCTAGTCATGATTTTTATATTGACGAGTGATCGATCTCTAGCTGAATTTATCCTAATCCTACCTGAACCCGTGCCTCACACGGCGAAGAGAGGACACTCATCAACCAACCTGACCATGCTGAAAAAGACATTCACATCCCTTGCTTGCCTCCTGCTGGCTGCCGCTTCTTACGCCGGTGAAGCCGCTCCTGCCAAAGAACCCGTCGCTCCAACGATCGCTCCCGAACCCGAAGAGATTTCCTATTCGAACTTCTCTCTCGCCTACGGCTATCAATCCGCCGACTTCCTCGGCCAGGACGTTGATGCTCATGGCATCGTCGCAGGTTTGGAGTTCTCTCCGGTGAAGCATCTCTACTTCGCTCTCAACGGCGGTTGGAGCAATGTGGAGCTGGATCTGGGGGGTCTCGGACTGGGCGTCAATGACGCTGATTTCGACTACTGGACCGTCAATGTCGGTGTGGGTGGCTACATCCCTCTGACCCGTAACATTCACTTCGTCACGGAAGTGGGTGCCAGCTACGCCAGCCTCGACATCAATGATTTCGGTGCCAACTTCAACCTCGATGAAGACTGGGGCGTGTATGTGTCCCCACACTTCCGCGCCAAGTTCGGTATCGTGGAAACTCACCTGGGCGTGACCTACAACAGCAATGATGTGGTGCCTGCGGAATACAATCTCTTCCTCCGCCTGTTCGTGGAAGTGGCTCCCCATGTGGACCTCTTCGTCAACGGCAGCCTCGGCCTGGAAGAGCAGGAGTTCTTTGACGACGTCTTTGGCGTTCAGGCCGGCGTTCGTGTTAAATTCTAAGTTGGTTTGAAGGCTCGCGCCTTCAATCGCTTGGTTGCTGAAGCGTGCATGGGTTCACGGTCCATGCACGCTTTTTTGTGCCCTTGTCAGATCATCTGAAAGTCGAACTAGCTATGACGCCGAGGGCGGCGTAAAAAACTCCTTGCGGATGCGCTCGCTCTCACGGTCGATCTGCTCACGCGTGGCATTGAGCTTTTCCAGAATGTATTCTGTGATGGAGAGAGCCACCTCCCCTTCCCCCGAAAAGACGCTGTTGGCCCCGGCATGCGCCAGTGCGTGCGCCTCCCGCAGATAAGCGGTGCGGGCCAGGATCTGGATGTCGGGATTCAGCTCACGGGCTTCACGAATGAGGTCTTTCCCCTCC
This genomic interval carries:
- a CDS encoding transposase; protein product: ERAQVGELAQKLQEVTGEKVELAYVDQGYTGEQPAEAAQTEGIRLEVVKLQEAKKGFVLLPRRWVVERSFAWSARFRRLARDYERLTTSLAGIHWLAFAVLMLNSLFSRVHNTL